Proteins from one Flavobacterium branchiarum genomic window:
- a CDS encoding CusA/CzcA family heavy metal efflux RND transporter, whose protein sequence is MLNKIIQFSVKNKLVIGVFTLLWIIYGVYEVSRLPIDAVPDITNNQVQIITTAPSLGAEDVERLITFPIEQAISNIPQLKESRSISRFGLSLVTIVFDDDTDVYWARQQVAERLQKVEIDENASTPEMAPATTGLGEIYQYVVKPQPGYEAKYSLEDLRTIQDWTIRRQLLGTPGIADVATFGGKLKQYEIAVNPARLKAQSLTIKEVFTALSSNNENTGGAYIEKGPTVLYIRSVGLTKNISDIQNIIVKNTQAGTPILIKDIADVKMSSAIRYGALTTDDLGESVGGIVMMLKGENANNVIVNVKKRVAEIEKILPEGLKIEPFLDRTKMVDNAIGTVQKNLIEGALIVVLVLVLFLGNLRAGLIVASVIPLAMLFAIIMMNTFGVSGNLMSLGALDFGLIVDGAVIIVEAILHHLHSTKKYKDIDTLSQEGMNKEVTGSAGRMMNAAVFGQIIILIVYLPILSLEGIEGKMFKPMAQTVAFAILGAFILSLTYVPMVSSLFISKNMNHKPNLSDRIMARLEFYYEKWLSKALQVRKGIVISAFVLFGVALLVFSRMGGEFIPQLEEGDFAVETRLLLGTNLSTTTETIQKISTALKSKYPEVEKVVSRIGSAEIPTDPMPIEGGDMIIVLKDKSEWTSASSFPELADKMTETVKQVAPGVTTGFQFPVQMRFNELMTGAKQDVVCKIYGEDLDKLAEYAEKLGAIAKTVDGATDLYVEKVTGMPQIVIDYDWAEMAKYGIYVSDINKTVNAAFAGAVAGSIYEGEKRFDMVVRVEDSGRKDISDVRNLLIATPSGMQIPLYQVASVKEIEGPNQIQREDAKRRIIVGFNVRGRDVESIVEELQKKVTTQIKFDPGYYVTYGGTFENLQEAKSRLGVAVPAALLMILALLYFAFRSLKEGIIIFTAIPLSAIGGVFGLALRDMPFSISAGVGFIALFGVAVLNGIVLISEFNRIQKLGEITDAVQIIITGTKNRLRPVLMTATVASLGFLPMALSNGAGAEVQRPLATVVIGGLITATLLTLFVLPSIYLMTYHTKVFKKKMKKNKIDKLALLLVGLFITASVGAQQLPTSLEQSLSIAIQNNKRVKSALLNEKSKEQLQKSAFDIPKTSLDADYGQFNSRLNDSRFGISQTFAFPTVYSNQKKNLTENFNVAKAESQLTTQQIKSNVRNLFYSYIWLNSKKELLKYADSIYRLMEQKSDLRYRVGETNVLEKSASQSARQFYTNQLTMVNRDIDITIRSFNAVLQDSITHIPVAQNIKNDFTISLNDKSSVSELPQIALSNHTATAAKWKWKTEQAKMLPDITVGYNNLSIIGTQTNNAGQDINYDSTNRFSYVNLGLSIPLFYSSQSARNKAAKIEYENYQTIAEATKIEIKTEITNALSEVEKFKESLHYYEGDGLKNASIIIDAANSQLQNGDIDYLQWVMVVNQAITIKNEYLDAVNNYNKAIVNLQTLNNL, encoded by the coding sequence ATGCTTAATAAGATAATACAATTTTCAGTTAAGAATAAACTGGTAATTGGCGTCTTTACATTGCTATGGATTATCTATGGTGTGTATGAAGTGAGTCGTTTACCTATTGATGCCGTTCCAGACATCACAAACAATCAAGTACAAATTATTACAACAGCTCCATCACTTGGAGCAGAAGATGTAGAGCGTCTTATTACTTTTCCGATAGAACAGGCAATAAGTAATATTCCGCAATTAAAAGAAAGTCGTAGTATTTCACGCTTCGGACTTTCGCTAGTTACTATCGTCTTCGATGATGATACAGATGTGTATTGGGCACGTCAGCAAGTTGCAGAGCGTTTACAAAAAGTAGAGATTGATGAAAATGCCAGTACTCCCGAAATGGCTCCTGCAACAACAGGACTTGGTGAAATATATCAATATGTTGTAAAACCGCAGCCAGGTTATGAAGCCAAGTATTCGCTCGAAGATTTAAGAACAATTCAGGATTGGACTATCAGAAGACAATTGCTAGGAACTCCTGGAATTGCCGATGTAGCCACTTTTGGAGGAAAACTTAAACAATATGAAATTGCAGTAAATCCAGCACGACTAAAGGCGCAAAGTCTTACCATTAAAGAAGTGTTTACAGCATTAAGTAGCAATAACGAAAACACTGGAGGTGCATATATTGAGAAAGGTCCAACGGTACTTTATATTCGAAGTGTTGGACTTACTAAGAATATAAGTGATATTCAGAATATTATTGTAAAAAACACCCAAGCAGGAACTCCAATTCTTATTAAGGATATAGCCGATGTAAAAATGTCTTCGGCAATACGATATGGAGCATTAACGACAGACGATCTAGGAGAATCTGTGGGTGGAATAGTGATGATGCTTAAAGGCGAAAATGCCAATAATGTTATTGTAAATGTAAAGAAACGAGTTGCCGAAATTGAGAAGATTTTACCAGAAGGTTTAAAGATAGAACCTTTTCTAGATCGTACTAAAATGGTTGATAATGCCATTGGTACCGTTCAAAAAAATCTTATCGAAGGTGCCTTGATTGTTGTCTTGGTACTGGTATTATTTTTAGGGAATTTAAGAGCCGGACTTATTGTAGCATCAGTGATTCCGTTGGCAATGTTATTTGCCATTATCATGATGAATACCTTTGGCGTAAGCGGGAATCTTATGAGTCTTGGTGCGCTTGACTTCGGATTGATTGTAGATGGGGCAGTAATTATAGTCGAAGCCATATTACATCACTTACACAGTACCAAAAAGTATAAAGACATAGATACTCTTTCGCAAGAAGGTATGAACAAAGAAGTTACAGGATCAGCAGGACGAATGATGAACGCTGCTGTTTTTGGACAAATAATAATCCTTATCGTTTACCTACCTATATTATCATTAGAAGGAATAGAAGGCAAAATGTTTAAACCAATGGCACAAACAGTTGCTTTTGCAATTCTAGGGGCTTTTATACTTTCACTTACTTATGTACCAATGGTTAGTTCGTTATTTATAAGTAAGAACATGAACCACAAACCAAATCTTTCTGACCGAATTATGGCAAGGCTTGAGTTTTATTACGAAAAGTGGTTGTCTAAGGCTCTACAAGTGAGAAAAGGGATAGTGATTTCGGCATTTGTTTTATTTGGAGTTGCATTGCTTGTATTTTCAAGAATGGGAGGAGAGTTTATTCCGCAGTTAGAAGAAGGAGATTTTGCAGTCGAAACTCGATTATTGTTAGGTACAAATCTATCAACAACAACAGAAACAATCCAGAAAATTTCGACAGCTCTTAAAAGTAAATACCCAGAAGTAGAAAAGGTAGTTTCAAGAATTGGAAGTGCTGAGATTCCAACAGATCCTATGCCTATAGAAGGAGGGGATATGATTATTGTTTTAAAAGACAAATCAGAATGGACAAGCGCGTCTTCATTTCCAGAGCTGGCAGATAAAATGACCGAAACAGTAAAGCAAGTTGCTCCAGGAGTTACTACAGGTTTTCAATTTCCAGTTCAAATGCGCTTTAATGAATTGATGACAGGAGCAAAGCAAGATGTTGTTTGTAAAATTTATGGTGAGGATCTTGATAAACTTGCCGAATATGCTGAAAAACTTGGAGCTATTGCCAAAACAGTAGATGGAGCTACAGATCTCTATGTTGAGAAAGTTACAGGAATGCCACAGATTGTAATTGATTATGATTGGGCAGAAATGGCTAAATATGGCATCTATGTTTCAGATATAAATAAAACAGTGAATGCTGCTTTTGCTGGAGCAGTTGCAGGTAGTATTTATGAAGGCGAAAAGCGTTTTGACATGGTTGTTAGGGTAGAGGATAGCGGTCGAAAAGACATTTCGGATGTACGTAATTTATTGATTGCAACCCCAAGCGGCATGCAGATTCCGTTATATCAGGTAGCATCTGTAAAAGAAATAGAAGGTCCAAACCAGATACAACGAGAAGATGCAAAAAGACGAATCATTGTAGGTTTTAATGTTAGAGGTCGCGATGTAGAATCGATTGTAGAAGAGTTACAGAAAAAGGTAACTACCCAAATCAAGTTTGATCCAGGTTATTATGTTACTTACGGAGGTACATTCGAAAACTTACAGGAAGCAAAATCGCGTCTAGGCGTTGCTGTTCCTGCTGCATTATTAATGATTTTAGCATTGTTATATTTTGCATTTAGATCTTTAAAAGAAGGAATTATAATCTTTACAGCAATCCCTTTATCGGCTATTGGTGGAGTATTCGGACTTGCTTTACGCGACATGCCGTTTAGTATATCTGCAGGAGTTGGATTTATTGCGCTTTTTGGAGTTGCGGTTCTTAACGGAATTGTTTTGATATCTGAGTTTAATCGAATACAGAAGCTTGGCGAAATTACCGATGCTGTACAAATTATCATTACAGGTACAAAAAATAGATTGCGTCCCGTATTAATGACAGCCACAGTAGCTTCATTAGGATTTTTGCCAATGGCGCTGAGTAATGGCGCTGGGGCCGAGGTGCAACGTCCGCTGGCAACTGTTGTTATTGGTGGACTTATCACAGCAACATTGCTTACGCTGTTTGTACTTCCATCAATCTATTTAATGACGTATCACACCAAAGTATTTAAGAAAAAAATGAAAAAAAATAAAATTGATAAATTGGCATTGTTACTTGTTGGTTTATTTATTACTGCTTCAGTTGGAGCACAACAATTACCAACGTCATTAGAACAGTCTTTGTCTATCGCAATTCAGAATAACAAGAGAGTTAAATCGGCTTTGCTAAATGAAAAATCTAAAGAGCAACTTCAAAAATCTGCCTTTGATATTCCTAAAACGTCGTTAGATGCGGATTATGGTCAGTTTAATAGCCGACTGAATGATAGCCGTTTTGGAATTAGTCAAACATTTGCTTTTCCGACAGTGTATAGTAATCAAAAGAAAAACCTAACAGAAAACTTTAATGTTGCTAAAGCTGAATCACAGTTAACGACACAGCAAATTAAATCGAATGTAAGGAATCTATTTTACTCCTATATCTGGCTAAACAGTAAAAAAGAATTATTAAAATATGCCGATTCTATTTATAGATTAATGGAGCAAAAGTCGGATTTGCGTTATAGAGTTGGGGAAACAAATGTACTAGAGAAAAGTGCTTCACAATCTGCTAGACAATTCTATACCAATCAGCTTACAATGGTAAACAGAGATATCGATATCACAATTCGATCTTTTAATGCAGTTCTTCAGGATAGTATTACTCATATTCCAGTTGCACAAAACATTAAGAATGATTTTACTATTTCACTAAATGATAAATCTAGTGTATCAGAATTGCCACAAATAGCACTTTCGAATCATACCGCAACCGCAGCAAAGTGGAAATGGAAAACGGAACAAGCTAAAATGCTACCCGATATTACAGTGGGGTATAATAATTTAAGCATAATAGGTACGCAAACCAATAACGCAGGGCAGGATATTAATTACGATAGCACTAATAGGTTTAGCTATGTGAATTTAGGATTGTCAATTCCGTTGTTTTATTCGAGCCAATCAGCACGAAATAAAGCGGCCAAAATAGAATATGAGAATTATCAAACAATTGCAGAAGCGACAAAAATTGAAATAAAAACAGAGATTACAAATGCTTTAAGTGAGGTTGAAAAATTCAAAGAGAGTTTACATTATTATGAAGGTGATGGACTTAAAAATGCATCTATAATAATTGATGCAGCCAACAGCCAATTACAAAATGGAGATATTGATTATCTACAATGGGTTATGGTAGTAAACCAAGCAATAACAATAAAGAATGAATATCTCGATGCGGTTAATAATTATAATAAAGCAATAGTTAACCTTCAAACTCTAAATAATTTATAA
- a CDS encoding cell surface protein produces MERNPSKILKLSFLSILLLGFMACDKDENQENVNPTEVLTESYTVNRFNVLNIDPNLPSDSKLTWSINDSIISQSSQLDFISPYLKNYPLTLKAETNGIVKTYTAVINVTKEPVSYSKYISDVSDFRPAVGQFTNEIPIYAPGNTEANLINRAKKALVGSQASMISLGGFGGYVVFGFDHTIPNMNGRDFKILGNAFWGGEANESRSGSCEPGIILVAYDKNKNGKPDADEWYEIAGSEYFKKTTIKNYTITYFKPDANKPQVAGDEFWQTDIEYIKWNDNLGGSGYKTQSTFHSQSYYPLWITEASYSLTGTKIENNFYDQSGTGNYWVGKSFDFGYADNAPNNDEGSNIDISWAVDKDGKYVKLPGIDFVKVYTGINQEAGWLGEVSTEVSGAYDLYIK; encoded by the coding sequence ATGGAAAGAAATCCTTCTAAAATTTTAAAACTCTCGTTTCTATCAATTCTCTTGCTTGGTTTTATGGCTTGCGATAAAGATGAAAATCAGGAAAATGTAAATCCTACCGAAGTACTCACTGAATCCTACACAGTTAACCGCTTTAATGTTCTGAATATTGATCCGAATCTACCTAGCGATTCAAAACTTACTTGGAGTATCAATGACTCTATTATTTCACAAAGTTCACAACTAGATTTCATTAGCCCGTATTTAAAAAACTATCCTCTGACTTTGAAAGCAGAAACTAATGGAATTGTAAAAACATATACGGCTGTAATTAATGTAACTAAAGAACCAGTAAGTTATAGTAAATACATCTCTGATGTATCTGATTTCCGTCCTGCTGTAGGTCAGTTTACCAATGAAATCCCAATATACGCACCCGGAAATACAGAAGCAAATCTCATCAATAGAGCAAAAAAAGCACTTGTAGGATCACAAGCGAGCATGATCTCGCTAGGAGGTTTTGGAGGTTACGTTGTATTTGGCTTTGATCATACAATCCCCAATATGAATGGAAGAGACTTTAAAATTTTAGGGAATGCATTTTGGGGAGGTGAAGCCAATGAATCACGCTCAGGATCTTGTGAACCAGGGATTATTCTTGTTGCTTATGATAAAAATAAAAACGGAAAGCCTGATGCAGACGAATGGTACGAGATTGCAGGAAGTGAATATTTTAAAAAGACGACAATTAAGAATTATACCATTACCTATTTCAAACCTGATGCTAACAAACCTCAAGTTGCAGGAGATGAATTTTGGCAAACTGACATAGAATATATAAAATGGAATGATAACCTTGGTGGTTCTGGGTATAAAACACAAAGTACCTTTCATTCACAAAGCTATTATCCGCTTTGGATTACTGAGGCTTCCTATAGCTTAACTGGGACAAAAATCGAAAACAATTTTTATGACCAAAGTGGAACTGGAAACTATTGGGTAGGTAAATCATTTGATTTTGGATATGCTGATAATGCGCCAAATAATGATGAAGGTTCTAATATTGATATTTCTTGGGCTGTCGATAAAGATGGAAAATATGTAAAACTTCCTGGGATAGATTTTGTTAAAGTATATACAGGGATAAATCAAGAAGCTGGTTGGTTGGGAGAAGTTTCTACTGAAGTTTCTGGCGCCTATGACCTATATATAAAATAA